Proteins from one Cicer arietinum cultivar CDC Frontier isolate Library 1 chromosome 3, Cicar.CDCFrontier_v2.0, whole genome shotgun sequence genomic window:
- the LOC101495749 gene encoding uncharacterized protein, with product MFLHRHILVRTFLHRRHFSHSVAAILHPSEPGVDSFTYLEGFPKPDPKYDETILAIPRADSGKNISAKERKVGRVPSIVFEQADGQHGGNKRLISVRTDQIRKLVNQLGRSFFLSRLFRLQVLRQFDSDSNSNDEDVIENVRVLPRSIHLQAGNDAPLNVTFIRAPSDAWLKVDVPIVFRGDDISPGLKKGASLNTIRRTVKYLCPADIIPPYIDVDLSELDVGQKVLMGDLNVHPALKLLHSKDEAVCKIMGQRVSEQQPKKSK from the exons ATGTTTCTCCACCGCCACATCCTCGTCAGAACCTTCCTGCACCGCCGTCACTTCTCCCATTCCGTCGCCGCCATCCTCCACCCTTCAGAGCCAGGCGTAGACTCATTCACCTACCTCGAAGGTTTTCCTAAACCTGATCCCAAGTACGACGAGACCATCCTCGCGATTCCCCGCGCCGATTCGGGGAAGAACATATCTGCCAAGGAGCGCAAAGTCGGCCGCGTACCGAGCATTGTGTTCGAGCAGGCAGACGGCCAACACGGCGGCAACAAACGTCTCATTTCTGTCCGTACCGATCAGATCAGAAAACTCGTCAACCAACTCGGTCGCTCTTTCTTTCTCTCCCGCCTCTTTCGTCTCCAAGTTCTTCGTCAATTCGACTCCGATTCAAATTCCAATGATGAAGATGTCATTGAAAACGTTCGCGTTTTGCCCCGCAGT ATTCATTTGCAAGCTGGGAATGATGCACCTTTGAATGTTACATTTATTAGGGCTCCGTCAGATGCTTGGTTGAAAGTTGACGTTCCTATTGTATTCAGAGGAGATGATATATCCCCTGGACTGAAGAAAG GTGCTTCTTTGAATACCATCAGAAGGACTGTTAAGTACCTATGCCCTGCAGACATTATTCCTCCATATATTGACGTTGATTTAAGTGAGTTGGATGTGGGCCAGAAGGTGCTCATGGGTGATCTCAATGTTCATCCTGCATTAAAACTTCTTCACTCAAAAGATGAAGCTGTTTGTAAAATTATGGGCCAAAGGGTTTCTGAACAACAACCAAAGAAATCCAAGTAA